Proteins encoded within one genomic window of Pedobacter africanus:
- a CDS encoding peptidase domain-containing ABC transporter yields the protein MSKNVKQRDITDCGAACLVSVAAHHKLNLPVARIRQLAGTDKKGTTVLGIVEAAQKLGFEAKGVKGSFESLFKIPTPAIAHVVVKGILQHFVVIEKADKRFIHIMDPIDGQVHRKSHEEFKAIWTGTMVLLLPAEQFETGDQEVSVQGRFWNLIKPHKNVLVQALFGAVVYTILGLSTSIFVQKLVDFVLVDSNRNLLNLMGLAMVVILVLQLFIGTAKTVFTLKTGQMIDAQLILGYYKHLLKLPQQFFDTMRVGEIISRINDAVKIRAFLNDVSINFLVNIFIVVFSFVMMFTYYWKLALIMLSVIPVYLVIYFFTNRLNKKAQRKLMEDSAELESQLVESLNSIGTIKRFGLEDHANEKTELRFVKLLQTGYTSNINSLLSGTSAELTSRLLTIVLLWTGAGFVLENMLTPGELLSFYTLIGYFTGPVSSLIGMNKIVQDAMIAADRLFEIMDLERENDENQIELSADKIGDIRFEHVDFRYGTRLHVFEDLSLSIPNGKFTAIVGESGSGKSTLMAILQNIYPIQKGNVSIGKYDLKYISTASLRKAVAVVPQQIDLFAGNVIDNIAIGDYEPDMQKILDIAEQLGILDFIETLPAGFQTYLGENGTALSGGQRQRIAIARALYRNPEILILDEATSSLDSASEQYVQRAIELLKTRNKTVIVIAHRLSTLNNADKIIVLDKGRVIEQGTHNELLYLPGSAYAALWKLQMPQLLVKN from the coding sequence ATGAGCAAAAATGTAAAACAACGCGACATTACTGATTGCGGGGCCGCATGCCTGGTCTCCGTTGCAGCACACCATAAACTAAACCTGCCCGTTGCCCGGATCAGGCAGTTGGCGGGAACAGATAAAAAAGGCACCACCGTGCTGGGCATAGTAGAAGCCGCCCAAAAACTTGGCTTTGAGGCCAAAGGGGTGAAAGGCAGCTTCGAAAGCCTGTTTAAAATACCAACACCTGCCATCGCACATGTGGTGGTCAAGGGCATCCTGCAGCATTTTGTGGTCATCGAAAAGGCCGATAAAAGGTTTATACACATCATGGACCCTATAGACGGACAAGTGCACCGCAAAAGCCATGAGGAATTTAAAGCAATCTGGACGGGGACCATGGTATTGCTGCTGCCTGCCGAACAATTTGAAACCGGCGACCAGGAGGTATCTGTACAAGGCCGTTTCTGGAACCTCATCAAACCCCATAAAAATGTCCTGGTGCAGGCCCTTTTTGGTGCAGTGGTATATACCATCCTGGGCCTGTCAACCTCCATATTCGTACAGAAGCTGGTCGATTTCGTATTGGTCGACAGCAACCGCAACCTGCTGAACCTGATGGGGCTCGCCATGGTCGTTATTCTTGTCCTGCAACTTTTCATTGGCACGGCAAAAACTGTTTTCACGCTAAAAACCGGGCAGATGATCGATGCCCAGCTCATACTGGGCTATTACAAACACCTGCTCAAACTGCCCCAGCAGTTTTTCGATACCATGCGCGTTGGTGAGATCATCTCCCGAATTAATGATGCGGTCAAAATCCGGGCATTTCTAAACGATGTCAGCATCAATTTCCTGGTCAATATCTTCATCGTGGTTTTTTCTTTCGTCATGATGTTTACCTATTACTGGAAACTGGCGCTCATTATGCTGTCTGTCATCCCGGTATACCTGGTCATTTACTTTTTCACCAACAGGCTCAACAAAAAGGCACAGCGAAAGCTAATGGAAGACTCTGCCGAGCTGGAATCGCAATTGGTGGAAAGCCTGAATTCCATTGGCACCATCAAGCGCTTCGGGCTGGAAGACCATGCCAATGAGAAAACCGAACTGCGCTTTGTTAAACTGCTTCAGACGGGATATACCTCCAACATAAACTCACTGTTATCCGGCACATCAGCCGAGCTAACCTCCCGTCTGCTAACCATCGTTCTGCTGTGGACCGGTGCCGGCTTTGTGCTCGAAAACATGCTTACCCCCGGCGAGCTGCTTTCCTTTTACACCCTGATCGGTTATTTTACCGGCCCGGTCTCTTCCCTTATTGGAATGAACAAAATTGTTCAGGATGCCATGATTGCGGCCGACAGGTTATTTGAGATCATGGACCTGGAGCGTGAAAACGACGAAAACCAGATCGAACTTAGCGCCGATAAAATCGGCGACATCCGTTTCGAGCATGTAGATTTCAGGTACGGTACCAGGCTCCATGTTTTTGAAGACCTGAGCCTGAGTATCCCCAATGGGAAATTCACAGCAATTGTTGGCGAAAGCGGCTCCGGAAAATCTACACTGATGGCCATACTTCAAAACATCTACCCCATTCAAAAGGGCAATGTGAGTATTGGCAAATACGATTTAAAATACATCAGCACGGCCTCCCTGCGTAAGGCAGTAGCCGTAGTACCTCAGCAAATTGATCTTTTTGCCGGAAATGTGATCGACAATATTGCCATTGGCGACTATGAGCCGGATATGCAAAAGATCCTTGATATTGCAGAACAGCTGGGCATTCTGGATTTCATAGAAACCCTTCCGGCCGGATTTCAGACTTACCTGGGCGAGAACGGAACCGCACTATCCGGCGGACAAAGGCAGCGCATAGCGATAGCCAGGGCTTTATACCGCAATCCTGAAATCCTGATCCTGGACGAGGCTACGTCCTCTCTGGATTCAGCATCAGAACAGTATGTACAACGGGCGATCGAACTTTTAAAAACCCGCAACAAAACCGTTATTGTCATTGCCCACCGTTTAAGCACCCTCAACAATGCAGATAAGATCATCGTACTGGATAAAGGCAGGGTGATCGAACAGGGAACGCATAATGAATTGCTGTACCTGCCGGGTTCAGCCTATGCTGCACTCTGGAAACTGCAGATGCCGCAGCTGCTGGTCAAAAACTAA
- a CDS encoding DUF6266 family protein, which translates to MGIYKNGPLGPFKGKIGPLFGYILRGKGVLRAAPHITKPRSIKQLAVQERMVVLSPFLNRIKKYLAVGFELSAIKNENSANNSAKSYNLKHAIKGVYPELEIDYPQARLTEGSLEIPENARVEAVENGFKFSWDFDELAERGHFNDKTMLMAYFPELKGSAYMISGAGRHQRQEILEINPALKGKTAETYISFITDDRKSISNSVYTGSITF; encoded by the coding sequence ATGGGAATTTACAAAAACGGCCCACTAGGGCCATTCAAGGGCAAGATCGGCCCGCTTTTCGGTTATATTCTGCGAGGTAAAGGTGTCCTGCGGGCAGCACCTCACATTACCAAACCCCGATCCATTAAACAACTGGCTGTTCAGGAACGAATGGTTGTTTTGAGCCCGTTTTTAAACAGAATAAAAAAATACCTGGCGGTGGGCTTTGAACTTTCGGCCATTAAAAACGAAAACTCAGCCAACAATTCGGCAAAGTCCTACAACCTGAAACATGCCATTAAGGGAGTATACCCGGAACTGGAAATTGATTATCCCCAGGCCAGGCTTACAGAAGGCAGCCTTGAAATTCCGGAAAACGCAAGGGTTGAAGCTGTGGAAAACGGGTTTAAATTCAGCTGGGATTTTGATGAACTTGCTGAAAGGGGGCATTTCAACGATAAAACTATGCTGATGGCCTATTTCCCGGAATTGAAAGGGAGTGCTTACATGATCAGTGGGGCTGGAAGGCATCAACGCCAGGAAATTCTGGAAATAAACCCTGCTTTAAAGGGAAAAACAGCCGAGACCTATATCTCTTTTATAACAGACGACAGAAAATCCATTTCAAACAGCGTTTATACCGGCAGCATTACTTTTTAG
- a CDS encoding SRPBCC family protein, with amino-acid sequence MKANPFLIERNFNAPISKVWEAITDTGKMKHWYFDLEKFKPEAGFNFQFLAGDDKKKYLHICKVTQAEEGKVLEYSWSYDNYPGQSWVKFELFEAGTGTRLKLTHTGIDSFPKDDPAFAKESFAAGWTAIIGTNLKNFLEQ; translated from the coding sequence ATGAAAGCAAATCCTTTTTTAATAGAACGGAACTTTAATGCTCCGATAAGCAAAGTTTGGGAGGCCATAACCGACACCGGTAAAATGAAGCACTGGTATTTTGACCTGGAAAAATTTAAACCGGAAGCAGGTTTCAATTTCCAGTTTCTTGCCGGCGATGACAAGAAAAAATACCTGCACATCTGTAAGGTTACCCAGGCAGAGGAAGGCAAGGTACTGGAATACAGCTGGAGTTATGACAATTATCCGGGGCAGTCCTGGGTAAAATTTGAATTGTTCGAAGCAGGCACAGGTACCAGGCTAAAACTTACCCATACCGGCATCGACAGCTTCCCTAAAGACGATCCTGCTTTTGCAAAAGAGAGTTTTGCAGCCGGCTGGACAGCCATTATCGGAACAAACTTAAAGAATTTCCTGGAGCAATAA
- the obgE gene encoding GTPase ObgE: MSQGSNFVDYVKICCRSGKGGAGSAHLHRDVRTATGGPDGGDGGRGGHIILRGNSQFWTLLHLKYRKHIIAPDGQPGSSGTSTGKSGKDEILEVPLGTIAKDAETGHTIFEITEDGETKILTPGGRGGLGNWHFKTPTLQTPRFAQPGEPGREEWVVLELKVLADVGLVGFPNAGKSTLLSVLSAAKPEIADYPFTTLVPNLGIVSYRGGKSFVMADIPGIIEGASKGKGLGYRFLRHIERNSVLLFMVPADTHRSIAAEYEILKSELKDYNPELMQKPHLLAITKSDMLDEELMEEMKKELPENIPAIFISSVAQKGITQLKDMLWEAINVSV, translated from the coding sequence ATGTCGCAGGGTTCCAATTTTGTAGATTACGTTAAGATATGTTGCCGCTCCGGTAAAGGAGGGGCAGGCTCTGCACACCTGCACCGCGATGTGCGGACTGCCACGGGCGGTCCGGATGGTGGTGACGGCGGTCGCGGTGGCCACATCATCCTGAGGGGCAATTCCCAGTTCTGGACCCTGCTTCACCTGAAATACCGCAAACATATTATTGCGCCCGACGGGCAGCCTGGTTCAAGCGGAACATCAACCGGTAAATCGGGTAAAGATGAAATCCTTGAAGTACCTCTGGGTACCATCGCCAAAGATGCCGAAACCGGGCACACCATTTTTGAAATCACCGAGGATGGGGAAACCAAAATCCTTACCCCTGGCGGGCGTGGCGGACTGGGCAACTGGCATTTTAAAACACCTACGCTGCAAACACCCCGCTTTGCCCAACCCGGAGAGCCGGGCAGGGAAGAATGGGTTGTGCTGGAGCTTAAGGTACTGGCCGATGTTGGTCTGGTAGGATTCCCAAATGCAGGTAAATCTACGCTGTTGTCGGTGCTTTCTGCTGCCAAGCCTGAAATTGCAGACTATCCTTTTACCACGCTGGTACCCAATCTGGGCATTGTATCTTACCGCGGCGGCAAATCGTTCGTTATGGCCGATATTCCCGGCATCATTGAAGGCGCTTCCAAAGGAAAGGGACTGGGGTACCGGTTTCTGCGCCATATAGAACGCAATTCTGTATTGTTGTTCATGGTTCCTGCAGATACGCACCGGAGCATCGCAGCAGAATATGAAATCCTGAAATCGGAACTGAAAGATTACAATCCGGAGCTGATGCAAAAGCCGCACCTGCTGGCCATTACCAAATCAGACATGCTGGATGAAGAACTGATGGAAGAAATGAAAAAAGAACTTCCTGAAAATATCCCTGCAATCTTTATTTCTTCTGTAGCCCAAAAGGGGATCACCCAGCTTAAAGATATGCTTTGGGAAGCCATCAATGTAAGCGTTTAA
- a CDS encoding adenylate kinase — protein MLNFVLFGPPGAGKGTQSEKLIEKYQLLHISTGDIFRAHIKNQTPLGQKVSALIADGQLVPDEITIAMLEEEVDRNPQAKGFIFDGFPRTVPQAQALDAFLESKGSAIAGVIALDVDQEELTKRIAQRQLETGRADDQADKLQKRIEEYFNKTIHVLPYYEAQQKLSKVNGIGKIEDIFANLCAVVDKY, from the coding sequence ATGTTGAATTTTGTTCTCTTTGGCCCACCGGGTGCAGGCAAAGGCACCCAATCTGAAAAATTGATTGAAAAATATCAATTGCTCCACATCTCTACAGGCGACATTTTCAGGGCACACATTAAAAACCAGACTCCGCTTGGACAAAAGGTAAGTGCTTTAATTGCCGACGGACAGCTGGTACCCGATGAAATCACCATCGCTATGCTGGAGGAAGAAGTGGATAGAAATCCACAGGCCAAAGGATTTATATTTGATGGATTCCCTCGTACTGTGCCGCAGGCGCAGGCTTTGGATGCGTTTTTAGAAAGCAAAGGCAGTGCCATAGCTGGTGTAATTGCATTGGACGTTGACCAGGAAGAACTGACCAAACGCATTGCACAACGTCAGCTGGAAACCGGTCGTGCAGACGACCAGGCCGATAAACTGCAGAAACGTATTGAAGAATATTTCAACAAAACAATCCATGTTTTGCCCTATTACGAAGCACAGCAGAAATTGAGTAAGGTAAACGGGATCGGTAAGATCGAAGATATCTTTGCCAATCTGTGCGCAGTAGTAGATAAGTACTAA
- a CDS encoding calcium:proton antiporter: MIKKIPLPLWTIIAPVIAWLAYFAISLDLGIFYTFFLAAVLIAAVLAAVHHAEVVAHRVGEPFGTLLLALAITIIEVALIVSLMLTGGPDVAVLARDTVLAAVMIILTGIIGLCLLAGGARFKEQVFSLPGVSAALVTLTAILVLTLILPNYTTTTPGPQYSSAQLIFVAVICLVLYGAFVMVQTIRHRDFFLPPDADGNEETHAAPPTTKTALLSTFLLLLCLGVVVLLAKALAPEIENAVVNFGAPKSLVGIIIATVVLLPEGLAAYRAAKKNRLQTSLNLALGSALASIGLTIPAVAIVSIFTGMSITLGIDMKATVLLLLAQFTIMLSLATGRTNILQGIVLLVIFAVYLFTIIAP; encoded by the coding sequence ATGATAAAAAAAATACCCCTGCCTTTATGGACCATTATTGCCCCGGTAATTGCATGGCTTGCCTATTTCGCAATCTCATTAGATCTGGGCATTTTTTATACTTTTTTTCTTGCCGCCGTGCTGATTGCCGCTGTACTTGCTGCGGTACATCATGCAGAGGTTGTTGCCCATAGGGTAGGTGAGCCTTTCGGTACTTTGCTCCTGGCACTGGCCATCACCATTATAGAGGTGGCACTGATTGTTTCGCTCATGCTTACAGGCGGGCCGGATGTGGCTGTACTTGCCCGCGATACCGTCCTTGCCGCGGTCATGATCATTCTGACAGGGATCATTGGTTTGTGTCTGCTGGCTGGTGGTGCCAGGTTCAAAGAACAGGTATTTAGTTTGCCCGGTGTAAGTGCAGCACTGGTTACGCTTACGGCCATTCTGGTACTTACACTCATCCTGCCCAATTATACCACCACTACACCGGGCCCGCAATATTCTTCGGCCCAGCTCATCTTTGTAGCTGTCATATGCCTGGTGCTGTATGGTGCCTTCGTGATGGTGCAGACCATCAGGCACCGTGATTTCTTCCTGCCACCAGATGCAGATGGAAATGAAGAAACCCATGCGGCGCCGCCAACAACCAAAACGGCCTTGCTGAGTACCTTTTTGTTGCTGCTGTGCCTGGGGGTAGTTGTGCTGCTGGCCAAGGCCCTTGCACCTGAGATCGAAAATGCGGTGGTCAATTTTGGGGCACCAAAATCATTGGTAGGGATCATCATTGCTACGGTAGTATTACTGCCGGAAGGGCTTGCGGCTTACAGGGCGGCTAAAAAGAACCGCTTGCAGACCAGCCTGAACCTTGCTTTAGGCTCGGCCCTTGCCAGTATTGGCTTAACCATTCCGGCAGTAGCTATTGTTTCTATTTTTACAGGCATGAGCATTACCCTGGGTATTGATATGAAAGCGACCGTACTGCTGCTCCTGGCACAGTTTACCATTATGCTTTCACTGGCCACCGGGCGTACCAATATTTTACAGGGTATTGTACTGCTGGTAATTTTTGCAGTTTACCTGTTTACCATTATTGCGCCTTAA
- a CDS encoding peptidylprolyl isomerase codes for MKKLFFLPALLCLSQMLSAQSTSVRFVTNKGNITVMLYDETPRHRDMFLKEVKKGSYKNALFNRVIKDFVSQGGELDDTILNREKRDPKKQAPRFPAELKPNLFHKKGTLGAGRDDNPEKASYFTQIYLVAGKKQSDAQLDALEKKKNRKIPAAQREVYKKTGGTPHLDGDYTIFGEITEGMEVADAINSVAADKNDVPLNPVIFNVVVLPKKR; via the coding sequence ATGAAAAAGCTATTCTTTTTACCTGCTTTATTGTGCTTATCGCAAATGCTTTCCGCACAATCCACTTCAGTGCGTTTCGTGACCAACAAAGGCAATATTACCGTAATGCTGTATGATGAAACGCCCAGGCACAGGGACATGTTCCTGAAAGAAGTGAAAAAAGGAAGCTATAAAAATGCCCTGTTTAATAGGGTGATCAAAGATTTTGTAAGTCAGGGCGGAGAGCTGGACGATACCATATTGAACCGGGAAAAACGTGACCCTAAAAAACAGGCACCCCGGTTTCCTGCCGAGCTTAAACCCAACCTGTTCCATAAAAAAGGGACTTTAGGTGCGGGGCGCGACGATAACCCTGAAAAGGCTTCCTATTTTACACAGATCTATCTGGTGGCTGGTAAAAAACAGAGCGATGCCCAGCTGGATGCCCTGGAAAAGAAAAAGAACCGGAAAATCCCGGCAGCGCAGCGTGAGGTTTATAAAAAAACAGGGGGTACGCCGCATCTGGATGGCGATTATACCATATTTGGCGAAATTACGGAAGGAATGGAAGTAGCGGACGCCATTAATTCGGTGGCTGCAGATAAAAATGACGTGCCGCTAAATCCGGTTATTTTTAATGTGGTTGTATTGCCCAAAAAACGTTGA
- a CDS encoding Lrp/AsnC family transcriptional regulator: MATGLDEVDIKILQILQKDAAQSNEAVAGKVNKSIATTHARIRRLKENGYIKRVVAVLDNRKIERSHIAFSQVLLKSHTKECLKEFKEEVAKFEEVMECFQMTGAFDFILRIATRDMDDYNLFYNEKLATLSSISTIQTSFVMSEIKSDTAYPL, encoded by the coding sequence ATGGCTACAGGTTTAGATGAAGTTGACATCAAAATACTACAGATCTTGCAGAAAGATGCTGCTCAAAGCAATGAAGCAGTAGCAGGCAAGGTGAATAAATCCATAGCCACAACGCATGCACGGATCAGGCGGTTAAAAGAAAATGGCTATATCAAGCGTGTTGTTGCCGTGCTGGACAATAGGAAAATAGAAAGGAGCCATATTGCATTTTCGCAGGTGCTGCTGAAATCCCATACCAAAGAGTGCTTAAAAGAGTTTAAAGAAGAAGTCGCAAAATTCGAGGAAGTAATGGAGTGCTTTCAGATGACGGGGGCATTTGATTTTATCCTGAGGATTGCAACGCGTGACATGGACGATTATAACCTGTTTTATAATGAGAAGCTGGCCACCTTATCGAGTATCAGTACCATCCAGACTTCATTCGTGATGTCGGAAATTAAAAGCGACACCGCATACCCCTTATGA